The following nucleotide sequence is from Dunckerocampus dactyliophorus isolate RoL2022-P2 chromosome 7, RoL_Ddac_1.1, whole genome shotgun sequence.
AAGCTGAGGCTGTCAGCTTTCCCGCTAAAGACAAGGGCACCACGTCTCCATAGCCAACTGTGGTCATGCTGACCGTGGCCCACCACCAGCACGCCGGGATGGTGGACAGATCCTCACTGTCCTCGTTCTCTACTGTGTAGGCCATGACAGAGAAAAAAGACACTCCCACTGCCAAATAGAGAAGCAGCAGACCCACCTCCTTGTAGCTGTTCCTCAGGGTGGCCCCCAGGGAACGCAGCCCGGTGGAGTGGCGGGCCAGCTTCAGGATCCGGAAAATCCTCATGAGCCGAAGCACTTGTGCCACTCGGCCCAGGTTGGCGAGGGCAGGGCTGCTCTCCACTACGAGATTGATGACGAGTGTCAGGTAAAAGGGAAGTATGGACACTAAGTCGATCACGTTTAATGGGTGCTCGAAAAAGTGCACCAGGTCTGGCGCCACCGCAAACCTGGCCACCAACTCCAAGGTGAACCAAGCGATGCCAAAGTGTTCGACTATCTCAAAGCGGGGGTCCTCCGTGGGTCGGCCCTCTCTGTCCATCAGGCTGAACTCGCTCATGCTGTTCATACACATGGTGGCGATGGAGCCGAGCACCACCAGGATGGAGAGGATACTGATGATGCGGCTGGCTCCAGAGTAGCCTGGATTGTCCAGCATCAGCCAGACGCGCCTGCGTGTGCTTCCCAGCGGCTGCTTGTCGAATTTAGTGGCATCATTGTAAAACTCCAGAAGCTCATCAAATGATGAAGTGGTGCTACCTTCATCACTCTTGTCGTCCCATTCCTCTCGGTCCTGGTCCATTTTCCTACAGTGATAGGCGCCACTGCAGCAGGAGTCAATGAAGAACTCATTGATTCCCCAGTACTCAATTTCCTGGCTGAATGAGAAGATGCACAGCTCGGCCATGACATGCAGCCGACCTGTGTTGTAGAAATTCAACACGTAGGGGAAAAGTGCAGGGTTCCTGTCGAAGTAAAACTCCTTCTCTGTGTCATCATAGTCGTCACACAGCTCCAGTATGGACTCCCTCGACTGGCACTGAAGAAGACGCGCAAGCCTTGTCTCTGGGAACCGGGAGAGCGTGTCCGTGTGGAGACGCTTCTTGAAGCCTCCCACGTTGATACGGATGGCAGTGCCACCTGGTTCCCTCAGGACTTGCCCTGTCATATCTGGACAAATAACGACTGAAGCTGTATCATTTGAATTCATGTTTCTAGTGTTTCCATTAGAGAACACATGCAAACAAAGAACTTACTGCAAGTGGGTCACCAAATCCCTGCAGATGACTCCGGCGACAGCATCCTGGTAATTTGTGGTCGAGTTGTCTGCTCTAAAATGTGCGCATTATCTCCCGG
It contains:
- the LOC129185753 gene encoding potassium voltage-gated channel subfamily S member 2-like, which encodes MTGQVLREPGGTAIRINVGGFKKRLHTDTLSRFPETRLARLLQCQSRESILELCDDYDDTEKEFYFDRNPALFPYVLNFYNTGRLHVMAELCIFSFSQEIEYWGINEFFIDSCCSGAYHCRKMDQDREEWDDKSDEGSTTSSFDELLEFYNDATKFDKQPLGSTRRRVWLMLDNPGYSGASRIISILSILVVLGSIATMCMNSMSEFSLMDREGRPTEDPRFEIVEHFGIAWFTLELVARFAVAPDLVHFFEHPLNVIDLVSILPFYLTLVINLVVESSPALANLGRVAQVLRLMRIFRILKLARHSTGLRSLGATLRNSYKEVGLLLLYLAVGVSFFSVMAYTVENEDSEDLSTIPACWWWATVSMTTVGYGDVVPLSLAGKLTASACILAGILVVVLPITLIFNKFSLFYKRQKQLEIAMRSCDFDEGIKEVPSVNLRNYYAHKVKSLMASLSNMSRSSPSEHSLNESIH